From Cydia strobilella chromosome 7, ilCydStro3.1, whole genome shotgun sequence, one genomic window encodes:
- the LOC134742638 gene encoding uncharacterized protein LOC134742638 isoform X1 has product MSSGNWGNRKPWGGRGRGGFGGRDRGSRGGVNKNYRGHNFGNNRGFRGGRQNDYGGRGPPQPFQNYGKTPRDMPGKRLSEEEIGVTEYINDHEGFLGVIKSRYSDFQVSEINLKGEIAKLTNTKPPQPPVDKDVEQDEDLLLNKYNVEILPMDEWDRINKLAVSEASTEKVEIDVTGMSKEQRTKIHDAVKKAFGDSIVGSTVSDGDKKLVRFERYRKGGWFPTDINPFIQVSREDIMRVQNTDFNGVSTHNPYGGAKMLSTTCIGAVSTVPYNLQGAVSTVPLFSRRDISTVTSHFTNDNRTPQGHSHSGRGVGPMVYLSSAQALSCTQSERVYETVTAICGSRLAHGSTLSDREVAGPMTFSSSAQVLYRTQLDERISGPPWKDSSAQSRTLPCIKVDRSVAWETNLSAPDVTLTDRIVGQSEASSTAKFQCHTQSIVTEDDSPEVSNALEQIEPQDNVFARLDAGWTIQDPKNKTINRVSESEPTINERKKKKNKKQRRKARELARQAIEINTTTLSTHPDGTLTDGNFAELEALPTDTSECHSQSIIIIDSDDSRAVSDVLEQTEPDAILAQLEANWTIQNPKNKTIKPVSEPAIKEIKKKKNRKQRRKARKQARRAIEMNTIALYTHLPDASGNTAYSTPNTNTMKAAIALEVSTPKGNEENPNISRKRTIEVIPPTDPIKRRKLSAKESKLEIISRKRVLVDNIDNSVEAKRQKTETIGNITYAEAVKLGLIVSITTLNRYFTPQLSEEFQQQLQARLMEDARKSNNSPGPIFRGKPIYSNGALRLWCEDEATLSWLKRTSSAITVSSGVKIIIKIKREVEPLVRCGIVLPGVWDDFTLIVKTLRYQNAWAEVDSWKLHRIEKQKTDTFAVISVPESLVKNILEHERRLGFMLGSVYVKFEGSKGFFSEYPPQNVFQNLHKGVESAHMTNQGVRIQYQTLERTDSVSDEDEEFEDHLEIEQNLRYHLDSGVNTRLSNVKKERVGMPREGIPFYQT; this is encoded by the exons ATGAGCAGTGGAAATTGGGGTAATAGGAAGCCATGGGGCGGTCGAGGTCGTGGAGGCTTCGGCGGCAGAGACAGAGGCTCCAGGGGAGGGGTCAATAAGAACTACAGGGGGCATAATTTTGGAAATAATAGAGGGTTTCGCGGTGGGCGTCAGAATGATTATGGCGGACGCGGGCCGCCCCAACCGTTCCAGAATTATGGTAAAACGCCGCGAGATATGCCTGGGAAGCGACTGTCGGAAGAGGAGATTGGTGTTACAGAGTATATCAACGACCATGAGGGGTTTTTAGGTGTTATCAAGTCCAG ATACTCCGATTTCCAAGTCTCCGAGATCAATCTTAAAGGCGAGATAGCCAAGCTCACCAATACCAAACCTCCACAACCACCCGTAGACAAGGACGTAGAGCAGGATGAGGATCTGCTGCTGAACAAGTATAATGTGGAGATCCTGCCAATGGATGAGTGGGACCGGATCAACAAGCTGGCTGTGTCGGAAGCTAGTACCGAGAAGGTTGAA ATAGACGTGACAGGCATGTCCAAAGAGCAGAGGACCAAAATCCATGATGCGGTGAAAAAGGCCTTCGGAGACAGTATTGTCGGCAGCACCGTCAGTGATGGGGACAAGAAGCTTGTGCGGTTTGAGAGATACAGAAAAGGAG GCTGGTTCCCAACTGACATAAACCCCTTCATACAAGTTTCGAGAGAGGATATCATGAGAGTCCAGAATACAGATTTTAATGGTGTTTCTACACACAATCCATATGGCGGTGCCAAAATGCTGTCTACTACATGTATTGGTGCTGTTTCGACAGTGCCATACAATTTACAGGGTGCTGTTTCCACAGTGCCTCTCTTTTCACGACGAGACATTTCTACAGTCACTTCCCATTTTACAAATGATAATAGAACACCGCAAGGCCATAGCCATAGTGGAAGAGGTGTTGGACCTATGGTTTATCTAAGCTCGGCGCAGGCTCTAAGCTGTACCCAGTCTGAAAGAGTTTATGAAACAGTGACTGCGATATGTGGCTCGCGGCTGGCCCATGGTAGTACCCTGTCTGATAGAGAAGTTGCTGGGCCAATGACTTTTTCAAGCTCGGCACAGGTTCTATACCGTACCCAGCTTGATGAAAGAATTAGTGGACCACCTTGGAAAGACTCTTCCGCTCAAAGCCGTACCTTGCCGTGTATAAAAGTTGATAGATCAGTGGCTTGGGAAACTAACTTGTCCGCTCCAGACGTTACATTGACTGACAGAATAGTTGGCCAATCAGAAGCTTCATCTACAGCCAAGTTTCAATGTCATACTCAGTCTATAGTCACAGAAGACGACTCACCAGAAGTATCTAATGCCTTAGAGCAGATAGAGCCACAAGATAATGTGTTTGCGAGGCTCGATGCCGGTTGGACTATTCAAGATCCCAAAAATAAGACAATAAACCGAGTGTCTGAGTCTGAACCTACAATtaatgaaagaaagaaaaagaaaaataagaaacAGCGTCGAAAGGCTAGGGAACTAGCTAGGCAAGCAATAGAGATTAACACAACTACATTATCTACACACCCAGATGGTACACTGACTGATGGAAATTTTGCTGAACTAGAGGCTTTACCTACAGACACGTCTGAATGTCATAGTCAGTCTATAATCATAATAGATAGTGACGATTCACGAGCCGTGTCTGATGTCTTAGAGCAGACAGAACCAGACGCGATATTAGCACAACTTGAAGCTAATTGGACTATTCAGAAtcccaaaaataaaacaataaagccAGTGTCCGAACCTGCaattaaagaaataaagaaaaagaaaaataggAAACAGCGTCGAAAGGCTAGAAAACAAGCAAGACGAGCAATAGAGATGAACACAATTGCGTTATATACCCACCTACCGGATGCTTCTGGAAACACAGCTTACAGTACTCCTAACACAAATACCATGAAAGCAGCTATCGCCCTTGAAGTCAGTACTCCTAAAGGAAATGAAGAAAACCCGAATATATCACGAAAAAGAACCATTGAGGTCATACCACCTACTGATCCTATTAAGAGGAGAAAACTTAGTGCCAAAGAAAGTAAACTAGAGATAATATCACGTAAAAGAGTCCTTGTTGATAACATTGATAATAGTGTTGAGGCTAAAAGACAGAAAACAGAAACGATAGGAAATATAACGTATGCAGAAGCTGTAAAATTGGGCCTGATAGTTTCCATCACAACATTAAATAGATATTTTACTCCTCAGCTTTCCGAAGAATTTCAGCAACAATTACAAGCGAGACTAATGGAGGATGCCAGGAAATCAAATAACAGTCCTGGTCCAATATTTAGAGGAAAACCGATATATTCCAACGGTGCTTTACGTCTTTGGTGTGAAGATGAAGCCACGCTTTCATGGCTTAAACGTACCAGTTCCGCCATAACTGTTTCTTCAGgagttaaaataattataaagatCAAAAGAGAAGTTGAACCGTTGGTACGCTGTGGTATAGTTTTACCTGGTGTTTGGGATGACTTTACTTTGATTGTAAAAACATTGAGGTATCAGAATGCTTGGGCAGAAGTTGATAGTTGGAAACTGCATAGGATTGAAAAACAAAAGACTGATACTTTTGCTGTTATTAGTGTACCAGAGAGTTTGGTGAAAAACATTTTAGAGCACGAACGCCGACTTGGCTTCATGTTAGGTTCTGTATATGTGAAGTTTGAAGGTTCTAAAGGATTCTTTTCTGAATATCCGCCACAAAATGTTTTCCAGAATCTGCATAAAGGCGTGGAAAGTGCTCATATGACCAACCAAGGAGTAAGAATACAATATCAAACTTTGGAAAGGACTGACTCAGTTTCTGATGAAGATGAAGAATTTGAAGACCATTTGGAAATCGAACAGAATCTAAGATATCACTTAGATAGCGGAGTCAATACGCGTTTAAGCAATGTCAAGAAAGAAAGAGTGGGAATGCCAAGAGAAGGTATCCCGTTCTATCAAACTTAA